Below is a genomic region from Luteitalea sp..
GAGGTGGAGCTCGCCCCCTGGGGCAAGCACTGGTGGCTCTCGAAGCCCGGGTTGACCGGGACCGAGCAGCTCACCCTCGTCCGCATCACCATGCGGCCCGGGGCGGGACACCAGTTCCACTACCATCCGGCGCGTGAGGAGATCATCTACGTGGTGGACGGTGTGGCCGAGCAGTGGGTGGACCGGGAGAAGCGCCGTCTCAAGGCGGGCGAAATTGCCTTCATCCCGAAGAATGTGGTACATGCGATTCACAACTCGTCGAAGGAGGCCTTGACCTTCCTGGCGATCCTGTCGCCGGCGAACGCGGACGGGCCGTTTCTCGTTGACTGCTACGAGGAGGAACCGTGGCGCAGCTTGCGTGCGCCATTCACCTATCCGCAGGTCGATCCCAAGACGGGGCGCCGGCGCGTTCGGCGCGGCACGTGACGCGAGGCGAGAAGAGGGCCGCCCACGCGAGCTTCTCTGGAGACAATCACCCATGGACACCGCAGCAGACCCCCGGGACGTGCATCGTAGTCGGCTCTTCGTCGGCATTTGCCTGGCACTGATTCCCACCGGCGCCTCCTTTGCGCTCATCAGCAACGTGCTCGGGCAGCTCAAGGAGGAGTTCATCCTGACCAACTATCAGGCTGGGCTCATCGGTGGCGCGGCGCTCTGGGGAATGGCGATCTCGCTGCTCGTCCTGGGGCCGTTGCTCGAAGGCTACGGCATGAAGAAGGGAGCCGTGCTGGCATTTGTCGGACATGTGCTGGGTCTGACGCTGTTCATCGCTGCCGTGTCGCTGCGGGCCAACCCCAGTGCCGCCTTTGGCCTGCTGATGCTCGGCGCAATCCTGCTGGCGTGCGGCAATGGCATGGTGGAGGTCGTCGGCAATCCGCTCACCGCCGCGCTGTATCCAGAGGCCAAGACGACGAAGCTGAATCTGTTCCACGCCTTCTTCCCGATGGCGATCCTCATCGCGGGCATTGTCGGATACACGTTGAACCAGCTTCCACATGTGGCCGGCGGCTTCCTCTACCACTGGACATTTCAGATCGGCATTGTCTACGTCCCGATCGTCGTCTACGGCGCCATGGTCCTGCCACAGTCGTTTCCGCCCACGGAGAACACCGCGGCGGGCATTCCGGTCAAGGAGATGTTCCGCTACACGCTGACGCACCCGCTG
It encodes:
- a CDS encoding cupin domain-containing protein, yielding MKRRAARKKAVHFITSKSAEVELAPWGKHWWLSKPGLTGTEQLTLVRITMRPGAGHQFHYHPAREEIIYVVDGVAEQWVDREKRRLKAGEIAFIPKNVVHAIHNSSKEALTFLAILSPANADGPFLVDCYEEEPWRSLRAPFTYPQVDPKTGRRRVRRGT